A window of Gemmatimonadota bacterium contains these coding sequences:
- a CDS encoding SDR family oxidoreductase, with amino-acid sequence MLIALFGATGRVGGRFLEYALADGHTVRALVRDAGKLEPRPGLEVVQGDVLDAPTVDAVIAGTDAVVSGLGGAGIADPGEAQSQGMRNIVAGMARHGVRRVLGVAGGGILDSVEGGLRHDQPSFPAVFKLVSERHKQAWHAMRDSGLDWTMVATGDIVPGERTGVYRTLEDFLPEGGRRISVEDVADFLIRSLREGTHLRKRVGAGY; translated from the coding sequence ATGCTCATCGCCCTCTTCGGTGCCACCGGTCGCGTCGGCGGCCGCTTCCTCGAGTACGCCCTCGCCGACGGCCACACCGTGCGTGCCCTCGTCCGTGATGCCGGAAAGCTCGAGCCGCGCCCCGGCCTCGAGGTCGTGCAGGGCGACGTCCTCGACGCGCCGACGGTCGACGCCGTGATCGCCGGCACCGATGCCGTCGTCTCCGGACTCGGCGGTGCGGGCATCGCTGACCCGGGCGAGGCGCAATCGCAAGGCATGCGCAACATCGTCGCCGGCATGGCGCGGCATGGGGTGCGCCGGGTCCTCGGCGTCGCGGGTGGCGGCATCCTCGACTCGGTCGAGGGCGGCCTGCGACACGACCAACCGTCCTTCCCCGCCGTCTTCAAGCTGGTGAGCGAGCGCCACAAGCAGGCCTGGCACGCGATGCGCGACAGCGGACTCGACTGGACGATGGTCGCCACCGGCGACATCGTGCCCGGCGAGCGCACCGGCGTCTATCGGACGCTCGAGGACTTCCTCCCCGAGGGCGGGCGCCGCATCTCGGTGGAGGACGTCGCCGACTTCCTCATCCGCTCGCTCCGCGAGGGCACGCACCTGCGGAAGCGCGTCGGCGCGGGCTACTGA